One window of Pelomicrobium methylotrophicum genomic DNA carries:
- a CDS encoding helix-turn-helix transcriptional regulator: MRTIREDELKTLGRVLINRKQLLKIVPLSDRTIFNLEKRGEFPRRFTLTPRSVAWDLREVEAWIEARKAAAQQPKAPGRPSPRGRSCQPSPEA; this comes from the coding sequence ATGCGTACCATTCGAGAAGACGAACTCAAAACCCTAGGGCGGGTTCTCATAAACAGAAAGCAGCTTCTAAAGATCGTTCCGTTATCTGATCGAACGATTTTCAATCTTGAAAAGCGCGGCGAATTTCCGAGACGATTCACCCTTACTCCGCGATCGGTGGCATGGGACTTGAGGGAGGTCGAAGCATGGATAGAGGCGAGGAAGGCGGCGGCACAACAGCCCAAAGCGCCGGGTCGCCCTTCACCCAGAGGTCGATCATGTCAGCCCAGTCCTGAAGCATGA
- a CDS encoding ATP-dependent helicase, producing MELNPYQERAVTVAGHCTILACPGSGKTRVLSERAARLLANHPKGRLCAVTFTRDAAEELRSRILASCGQEHARRLAVGTFHSLALAQIKRFSRGKPPRLLSEGERLAVLRRCCKQHAPDLPFDDVVQAIDAVKARLAPSPFTDPSLEAVFRSYQDIMESEGAMDFADLLLLSVRRMARGDMPPLPIRWLLVDEAQDMDEVQMEWILLHGRAGAEVTLVGDDDQSLYAFRHALGYAGLREITFALSATETTLPVNYRCAPNILGHAARLIAHNRERAPKRIEAHRQDAGEVHVIRAADRWDEAGQCVDRIRLDGSQWAVLARTNLLLDPVEVCLTEARIPYRRCGGQSVWDRALGATFLGLLRSVLDGAWTGVANALAFCGMPADQVNRLASFPGRDCLERLRAATRHIGSDADGPLIVSLLQGFEAWTTQARMQRHALVIHAVASWLSSHCKPDQARLLGRLEAALAGLSGHLARRLSLVGGSGNRQTPADSVAVMTLHASKGLEFDNVWILGCEDGNLPHTDSTEEDERRLLYVGMTRARHRLILSSAIEEGLESRFLEEAGLA from the coding sequence GTGGAGCTTAATCCCTACCAGGAACGGGCCGTCACTGTAGCCGGCCACTGCACCATTCTCGCCTGCCCGGGCTCCGGCAAGACCCGTGTCCTTTCGGAACGCGCCGCGAGGCTGCTCGCAAACCACCCCAAGGGCAGGCTCTGTGCGGTGACCTTTACCCGCGACGCCGCGGAAGAACTCAGGTCGAGAATCCTCGCCTCCTGCGGTCAGGAACATGCACGGCGTCTGGCCGTCGGCACTTTTCACTCGCTTGCGCTGGCCCAGATCAAGCGGTTCAGCCGTGGGAAGCCGCCGCGCCTGCTTTCCGAGGGGGAGCGTCTGGCCGTGCTGCGCCGGTGCTGTAAACAGCACGCCCCCGATCTCCCGTTCGATGACGTGGTGCAGGCCATCGACGCCGTAAAAGCCAGACTCGCCCCATCCCCCTTCACCGACCCATCCCTCGAAGCCGTTTTTCGCAGCTACCAGGACATCATGGAATCCGAGGGCGCAATGGACTTCGCCGACCTGCTGCTGCTCTCGGTTCGCCGCATGGCCAGAGGCGACATGCCCCCGCTTCCGATCCGGTGGCTGCTGGTGGACGAGGCGCAGGACATGGACGAAGTGCAGATGGAGTGGATCCTGCTCCACGGCCGGGCGGGGGCCGAGGTAACCCTGGTCGGGGACGACGACCAAAGCCTGTACGCCTTCAGGCACGCGCTGGGATACGCCGGGTTGCGCGAGATCACGTTCGCGCTGTCTGCGACCGAGACTACGCTTCCGGTCAACTACCGTTGTGCGCCAAACATCCTTGGTCATGCCGCCCGGCTGATCGCGCACAACAGGGAACGTGCGCCCAAACGGATCGAGGCACACCGTCAGGACGCCGGCGAGGTGCATGTAATTCGTGCCGCCGACCGGTGGGACGAAGCCGGCCAATGCGTTGATCGCATTCGGCTGGATGGATCGCAGTGGGCCGTGCTCGCCAGGACCAACCTGCTGCTCGATCCCGTCGAGGTCTGCCTGACCGAAGCCCGGATACCTTACCGCCGCTGCGGCGGCCAGAGCGTCTGGGACCGCGCACTCGGCGCCACCTTCCTGGGCCTGCTCCGGAGCGTTCTCGACGGGGCCTGGACCGGGGTGGCTAACGCGCTCGCCTTCTGCGGCATGCCCGCTGACCAGGTCAACCGCCTGGCTTCGTTTCCAGGGCGTGACTGCCTAGAGCGACTGCGGGCCGCAACCCGCCACATCGGGTCCGATGCCGACGGTCCACTCATCGTGAGCCTGCTTCAGGGGTTCGAGGCCTGGACAACCCAGGCACGCATGCAGCGCCACGCACTGGTCATCCACGCCGTAGCCTCCTGGCTGTCCAGCCACTGCAAGCCGGATCAGGCCAGGCTTCTCGGCCGGCTGGAGGCCGCGCTGGCCGGCCTGTCAGGACATCTTGCCAGACGGCTTTCGCTGGTGGGCGGTTCCGGAAACAGGCAGACCCCCGCCGACTCTGTCGCAGTGATGACACTCCACGCCTCCAAGGGGCTCGAATTCGACAATGTCTGGATCCTTGGCTGCGAGGACGGGAATTTGCCGCATACGGACTCGACCGAGGAGGACGAGCGACGTTTGCTCTATGTCGGCATGACCCGCGCCAGGCATCGGCTCATCCTCAGCAGCGCCATCGAGGAAGGTCTTGAGTCACGCTTTCTAGAGGAGGCCGGGTTGGCTTGA
- a CDS encoding AcaB family transcriptional regulator has translation MDVKRQQDPKQCVLVRFSHSFLATDFVSWTSLPQEVLMANTMPNVRSEAQDRSKSHPYFTQKVKLHSFHAQQVFDRGFELCANAIFSLSVVLRIIGTDEQAREVEGIVDERLNKMFEDIRSEAARLEKLAEANGIEFNGIEYSHPKELEAKITSPRAVRYLGIVREFDGLVAKLDTLWLSGVIPDGNYSRSIYEWKRRLLRLAGGIRSISGRAMIAARRKEAQGDDKTLAETGAEAQTDANGHPGSSPVTEAAASSSGAQSGRGA, from the coding sequence GTGGATGTCAAGCGCCAACAAGACCCTAAACAGTGCGTTTTGGTGCGCTTTTCGCACTCGTTTTTGGCGACCGACTTTGTATCATGGACATCTCTGCCCCAGGAGGTCCTTATGGCAAATACGATGCCCAACGTCAGGTCCGAGGCTCAGGACAGATCCAAGAGCCATCCGTACTTCACCCAGAAGGTCAAGCTCCATTCGTTCCATGCACAGCAGGTATTCGATCGAGGCTTCGAACTGTGCGCGAATGCGATCTTCTCCCTCTCGGTGGTGCTGAGAATCATCGGCACCGACGAACAGGCCCGAGAAGTGGAGGGTATCGTCGATGAGCGCCTAAACAAGATGTTCGAGGACATCCGCAGCGAGGCCGCCCGCCTCGAAAAGCTGGCTGAAGCGAACGGCATCGAGTTCAATGGCATCGAGTACTCCCACCCCAAGGAGCTTGAAGCGAAAATCACCTCACCCCGCGCCGTGCGGTATCTTGGGATCGTCCGGGAATTCGACGGCCTGGTCGCCAAACTCGATACCCTCTGGCTCTCCGGCGTCATCCCCGATGGCAACTACTCGCGAAGCATCTACGAATGGAAACGGCGCCTGCTCCGACTGGCCGGCGGCATCCGGTCCATCTCCGGCCGCGCCATGATCGCGGCCCGGAGGAAGGAAGCCCAAGGCGACGATAAAACCTTGGCCGAGACAGGAGCAGAAGCACAAACGGACGCCAACGGGCACCCCGGGTCTTCTCCTGTTACCGAGGCGGCCGCATCCAGCAGCGGCGCGCAGTCGGGCCGTGGAGCTTAA
- a CDS encoding PD-(D/E)XK nuclease-like domain-containing protein — protein MKKAENAGLLSMPADQYHANQAVGHSGLVRIMRSPAHYREYVTNPPEPTPAMQLGTAFHVALLEPDRLGETFVVAPKFDRRTKEGRQAAEAWEAEHAGKTALTAEQMNAIEQMVASVKQHAGAAGLLANGMAEMSGFWSDPETGIECKCRPDWLAMAGETVTGIVDVKTCVDASADGFARAIATLGYDLQAAFYQDGLKAMTGRTIPFYFIAVEKEAPYAVAAYEASDEVIEVGRAKYRGALQLLKWCRENGRWPAYQPNGEIETINLPRWAANFDLEG, from the coding sequence ATGAAGAAGGCAGAAAACGCAGGTCTGCTTTCCATGCCGGCAGACCAGTATCACGCCAATCAGGCGGTTGGCCATTCAGGGCTGGTGCGCATCATGCGCTCTCCAGCCCACTACCGGGAATACGTGACCAACCCGCCCGAGCCGACCCCGGCGATGCAGTTGGGAACGGCATTCCACGTGGCCCTTCTTGAGCCGGATCGGCTCGGAGAGACCTTCGTGGTCGCGCCGAAGTTCGACCGGCGCACGAAGGAAGGTCGTCAAGCCGCCGAGGCCTGGGAGGCGGAACACGCGGGCAAAACCGCGCTGACCGCCGAGCAGATGAACGCCATCGAGCAGATGGTAGCGTCGGTGAAGCAACACGCCGGCGCTGCCGGACTGCTCGCCAACGGAATGGCTGAGATGTCCGGCTTCTGGAGTGATCCGGAAACCGGCATCGAGTGCAAGTGCCGCCCGGACTGGCTGGCTATGGCAGGCGAGACCGTCACCGGCATTGTCGATGTGAAAACCTGCGTCGACGCGAGCGCCGATGGCTTTGCTCGCGCAATCGCCACGCTGGGCTACGACCTGCAGGCAGCTTTCTACCAGGATGGGCTGAAGGCCATGACCGGCAGAACCATCCCGTTCTACTTCATCGCCGTTGAGAAGGAGGCGCCCTACGCGGTTGCAGCCTACGAGGCGAGCGACGAGGTGATCGAGGTCGGACGCGCCAAGTATCGCGGTGCGCTTCAGCTTCTGAAGTGGTGCCGCGAGAACGGCCGCTGGCCTGCGTATCAGCCGAACGGGGAGATCGAGACGATCAACCTGCCGCGCTGGGCAGCCAACTTCGACCTGGAGGGGTGA
- a CDS encoding recombinase RecT, giving the protein MALQTLKNLNRAESNPQTFPAMLEKFKGEIARALPKHINPDRMARIALTAFRMNPKLAECDPRSVFAAVVQSSQLGLEVGLMGEAHLVPFKGQCQLIPGYTGLMKLARQSGLVQDIYAHEVRVNDKFTLKLGLERSLEHEPLTGPGGFPASDEERGEVVGFYAVAVFKDGTRSFAAMSRKEVERIRDNSRGYQVAKAAKKESVWDTDFVAMGLKTVIRRLCKFLPKSPELATALALDAAADSGKGQNLDVNDVIEGNYAPIIDHDTGEILDPATQEKPEPSEEAAKPQTSPAKAAAKPETGGPAKVNPKLEAAIKTMEKAKTVDALDEAYIRAEAEFEGAEIEILMREYRRIKADLGSMI; this is encoded by the coding sequence ATGGCTTTACAAACTCTGAAGAACCTCAATCGAGCTGAATCCAACCCCCAAACCTTTCCGGCCATGCTGGAAAAGTTCAAAGGGGAGATTGCCCGGGCGCTGCCCAAGCATATCAACCCGGACCGCATGGCGCGCATCGCCCTGACCGCGTTCCGCATGAACCCGAAACTGGCGGAATGCGATCCGCGGAGCGTTTTCGCGGCCGTCGTCCAGTCCTCGCAGTTGGGATTGGAAGTCGGGCTGATGGGCGAGGCGCATCTGGTGCCGTTCAAGGGGCAATGCCAGCTCATCCCCGGCTACACCGGGCTGATGAAGCTGGCACGCCAGTCCGGTCTGGTTCAGGACATCTATGCGCACGAGGTCCGCGTGAACGACAAGTTCACTCTCAAGCTCGGGCTGGAGCGTTCCCTGGAGCACGAACCGCTCACTGGTCCCGGCGGCTTCCCTGCTTCCGATGAGGAACGTGGTGAGGTGGTCGGCTTTTACGCGGTCGCCGTCTTCAAAGACGGCACACGCAGTTTTGCGGCCATGAGCCGCAAGGAAGTCGAGCGGATCCGCGACAACAGTCGCGGCTACCAGGTCGCCAAAGCTGCGAAGAAGGAGTCCGTTTGGGACACCGACTTCGTGGCCATGGGCCTCAAGACCGTCATCCGGCGGCTGTGCAAGTTCCTGCCAAAGTCGCCGGAACTGGCGACGGCGCTGGCGCTTGATGCGGCGGCGGATAGCGGAAAGGGCCAGAACCTCGATGTCAATGACGTGATCGAAGGCAATTATGCCCCGATCATTGATCATGACACGGGTGAAATCCTGGATCCGGCCACTCAGGAGAAACCGGAACCGTCGGAAGAAGCGGCGAAGCCTCAGACTTCGCCCGCTAAAGCGGCGGCCAAGCCGGAGACTGGCGGGCCGGCAAAGGTCAATCCGAAGCTTGAGGCGGCCATCAAGACCATGGAGAAGGCGAAGACGGTGGATGCGCTGGATGAAGCCTACATCCGCGCCGAAGCCGAATTCGAGGGGGCTGAGATCGAAATCCTGATGCGAGAATACCGTCGCATCAAAGCCGACCTCGGCAGCATGATCTAA
- a CDS encoding single-stranded DNA-binding protein: protein MLNKVQLIGFLGADPDVRYTQDGDAIARFRLATHETFRDGKGEKQDRTEWHNIVMFGRLAEIAKEHLKKGSLAYVEGHLHTRSWEKDGETRYTTEIVAESMKMLPSGKAKDDHEAPKTAKSGKSAAKHYDDGPF, encoded by the coding sequence ATGTTGAATAAAGTCCAACTGATCGGCTTTCTTGGGGCCGACCCGGATGTTCGCTACACACAAGATGGCGATGCCATCGCCCGTTTCCGCCTTGCCACCCATGAGACGTTCAGGGACGGAAAGGGCGAGAAGCAGGACCGGACGGAGTGGCACAACATAGTCATGTTCGGCCGGCTTGCAGAAATAGCGAAGGAGCATCTGAAGAAGGGCTCCTTGGCATACGTCGAGGGCCACCTCCATACCCGTTCCTGGGAGAAGGATGGCGAGACCCGCTACACCACGGAAATCGTCGCCGAGAGCATGAAAATGCTCCCGAGCGGCAAGGCGAAGGATGACCACGAGGCGCCCAAGACGGCGAAGAGCGGGAAATCCGCTGCCAAGCATTACGACGATGGGCCGTTCTGA
- a CDS encoding DUF7146 domain-containing protein — MKAEEIRPVARGRWGEILAALAPHLIPALERKGRHMPCPVHGGRDGYRVFKDVDETGGSVCNTCGVFPDGFATLMWANGWDFPTALRAVAGYLCVGTSTGRPARKVKPEPQKGEDDEKLRQALNRVWNESIPIMDRDAEPARLYLARRGISIRPPETIRFHPSLAYYDGDKKAAGGYPAIIAMVTGAQGNPVTIHRTYLTPDGKKAPVESPKKLMAYPKDRRIVGGAIRLVEAGSVLAVAEGLETSLAVLEGTGLPVWCAVNAYLLEHLVPPESVRRVIVFADKDRATEQHPRGHGQEAARRLVQRLWEMGIKASAIVPAGEIPPGQKSLDWLDILNRDGKAGFPTLRSVEQAIRRVA; from the coding sequence ATGAAAGCCGAAGAGATCAGACCTGTGGCGCGTGGACGATGGGGAGAAATCCTCGCGGCCCTCGCGCCCCATTTGATTCCAGCGCTGGAACGCAAAGGCCGCCATATGCCTTGTCCGGTACATGGCGGAAGAGACGGCTACCGTGTCTTCAAGGATGTGGATGAAACCGGTGGAAGCGTCTGCAACACGTGCGGCGTGTTCCCGGACGGTTTCGCCACGCTCATGTGGGCGAACGGTTGGGATTTCCCTACCGCGCTCAGGGCGGTGGCGGGCTACCTGTGTGTCGGGACCAGCACGGGGAGGCCCGCGCGGAAAGTAAAGCCTGAGCCACAGAAGGGCGAGGACGACGAGAAGCTGCGCCAAGCGCTCAACCGTGTCTGGAACGAGTCGATCCCGATTATGGACCGGGACGCGGAGCCGGCCAGGTTGTACTTGGCGCGGCGCGGAATCTCGATCCGTCCGCCAGAAACCATCCGGTTCCATCCGTCGCTGGCGTACTACGACGGCGACAAAAAGGCAGCAGGAGGCTACCCGGCCATCATCGCAATGGTGACCGGCGCGCAGGGGAATCCGGTAACGATTCACAGGACTTACCTCACGCCAGACGGGAAGAAGGCCCCCGTCGAGTCGCCAAAGAAATTGATGGCCTACCCGAAGGATCGCAGGATCGTCGGGGGTGCCATCCGGCTGGTGGAGGCGGGTTCTGTGCTCGCCGTGGCCGAAGGTCTCGAAACCTCCCTGGCCGTGCTGGAAGGTACCGGGTTACCGGTCTGGTGCGCCGTCAATGCGTACCTGCTGGAACATCTCGTGCCGCCTGAGAGTGTCCGCCGTGTCATTGTCTTCGCCGATAAGGACAGGGCAACCGAACAGCATCCCAGAGGTCACGGGCAGGAAGCCGCCAGGCGACTCGTCCAGCGTCTCTGGGAGATGGGGATCAAGGCATCGGCCATCGTTCCCGCAGGGGAGATTCCGCCGGGCCAGAAGTCTCTGGACTGGTTGGACATCCTCAATCGGGACGGAAAGGCGGGATTCCCGACCTTGCGATCGGTTGAGCAGGCAATCCGCCGTGTCGCATAA
- a CDS encoding type II toxin-antitoxin system PemK/MazF family toxin, producing the protein MKEGDVVLAPFRFMDRVEKKLRPCIVIEADAVSVKVVFITSRKVDRAFETEVVLSDAEARLIGLDRASRVDFAKRDRIPRCEVKKVIGNISALPKSRLAGMFRAAKAAGLYDD; encoded by the coding sequence ATGAAAGAAGGTGATGTGGTGCTCGCCCCTTTCCGCTTCATGGATCGGGTGGAGAAGAAGCTGCGGCCATGCATCGTCATCGAAGCTGATGCGGTGTCGGTGAAGGTAGTCTTCATCACGAGCCGGAAAGTCGACAGGGCATTCGAAACTGAGGTTGTCCTGTCGGATGCAGAGGCGCGGCTCATAGGACTTGACCGCGCAAGCCGCGTCGACTTCGCAAAGCGGGACAGAATCCCGCGCTGTGAAGTCAAAAAGGTAATCGGGAACATCTCCGCGTTGCCGAAAAGTCGGCTCGCCGGGATGTTCCGTGCCGCGAAAGCGGCCGGTCTTTACGACGACTGA